CCTCCATCGTCTTATCGAACGAGCCGGGTATACCGACAGCCTTATCGTGTACTTCGCGCTGCCCGTGCACGCTGACCATGAACGCATCCAAACCGAGCGCCGCCAACCTTCTCGCTTTGTCTTCGTCGACCAACGTGCCGTTGGTAACCAGCCCCACAGGCAAGCCGTGCGCTTTGAATGCGGCAATCACCTCCACCAGATCCTGGCGCGAAAACGGCTCGCCGCCGGAAATGAAAATCCCCGGCCGATACCGCGCCCAGTCGTCGGCCATCGCTTGGAATTGCGCAAGGCTGATTTCTTTCGACCGCGCCACGACGTTTTCGGCATTGAAACAATACGGGCATCGCAAATTGCAGCGCGTGGTGACGTTGATATTGATCACAAAGGGGAACTCGTTGCTGCGCCCGCCTTTGCGCATCATCTGCGCCGGCAAGACCAGCATGTCGCCCATCGTGCGCGCCACCGGAAAGAAAGGACGAAACGCCCGCACGTTGATCAACTGAGAATGCAATTTCGTCCAAAGGCTCAAACGTCGTCCTCTTCCACCACGAAGCGCCGCAAATGTTCGCGTTCTTCTGCGGTAAGTTGTTTCAACCGCCGATGCATTTCGCGGTTGTGCATCAAATTATCACACGTGCGATGACAGCCGATAGGCGCAAAATACGGATGCGATTTCCGCTCGCGTAGCGCGTAGCGCCGAAACTCCCGCATCGCCGGCCCGTCCCAGATTTCGGCGAAAGACTGCTCGTTCAAATCGCCCATCGGTTTCTGCGTGCCGCGGCAACACGGCGCAACGATCCCGGTCGGCAGAATGCGCAGGAACATCCAACCCACGTAGCAGGGAATTGCCTCCACCGCTTCCTTGTCGTAATCGCCGCGCGCCGCGCCCGCCGCCTCCAAGCGCTGCGTCAAACCGTCCCAGTTGTCCAAGCGGAAACGGCGTCCCTCGGCAACGACCGCGTCGACCCGCTGCTTGACCTGCCGCAAGTGATCGCGAACCACCTTCAGGTGCGGCGGCGTCAGCAGCAACCCGTCGGTTCGTTCGTGCACGGAGTCGACCAGCGTGTAGTAAACACCCTCCGCCCCGACCCGCAGCGCGAAATCGAGCATCTCGCGCGTTTCCTGGAAGTTCATCGAGAAAAGCACGTTGGCCATGATGACTTCCTGATGCGGCGCCTTCCGCTCGTGGTAGAGCTTGAGCAGCGCTTCGATTCGGTCGAACGTGCGCTCGGTTTTGTTCGGATGGCTGCGGCTGTAGGTGGTCGGTGTGCCCGCCCAAAGACTCACCGTCAGTTCGTCCAACCCGCTTTGTGCCAAGCGGCGCACGCCCGCTTCGTCGATCGCGCTGAAGTTGGTCGTCATCGCGGCGACCATACCGCGTTGCTTGACGCGTTCGACCGCTTCGAAAATCGCCGGATGCAAGAGGGGCTCGCCACCGCCGGTAAAACGCACGCGCTGCGTGCCCAAATCCGCCACTTCGTCCAGTAGGCGAAGAAGCTGTTCGGAAGGCATCTCCTGCCGGTGCCAATCGGGCCGCGGGCCCAGTTCGCCCAGCAGCGGCGAGTTGGTCCAGCACGGCAGGCAATTGTTGTTGCAACGATTCGTCGCGTCGATGACGACTTGTTCCGGGCCGACAAAGGCTCGCTCGCCGTCCAGCACGCCCGCCAGGTCGCGGTGGTCGCGCAAGAACTTCCGGAACTCCGGCGCGTGCTTCGCCTGCGACTCGTCATCGCTTTGGGCGGTGTACAGGTAACTCTCGATCGGCGCGCCGACGCTTTCGAATTCGTAGCTGACTTCCGTACCCGGCGGCAGATCGATTTCACCGCGCCAGCGACGCGTCCCGGCGTCGTAACGAAGCGGCGTGCGACCTTCCGCGCCGTCGCTGCGCTTCCACAGCACGTCCACGCTTCGGGTTTCCGGGATCGCTTCGAGATACTCGACCACGAGCTTGCCGTTTTCCAGTTGGTTGAAAAACGATTCGATTTCCTCGTCGCGGTACGTGCGACCCGTGAACGCGGTCGCCATCGTCCACCGCTTTTGCGCGGGCAACTCCGCCAACACGTAGTCGGCAAAAAGCGCGTAACCCAACGCCAACCCGTCGTCGCTGGCCGCCGGTTGAATGAAGATGTTTTCAAAGGGGGTGCGCGCCAGCACGATCTGGTTTGCCACGCTGTTGAGGCCCACGCCGCCCGCGACACACAGATTCGGGCTGCCGGTCGCCTCATGCAGGTGCGACGCCACATGCACCAGCGCTTCTTCCAATCGGTGCTGTGCCGCGTACGCAAAACGGCGGTCGCGCTCGGTCAATTCGTCGTCTGGCTGCCGCGGATCGCCGAACGCCTCGAACCAACGCGGCGCCATCCGCTTGATCGAAACCGGATCCTCCAACACGTGATCGCCCGACCAAAAGCACAGCCAATCCGGGTTGATCGCCACGCGGCCGTCGGGCTCCAAGCGCAAAATTTCCTCGAACACGGCGTCGAAGTCATTGGGACCGGCGTGCCCCGCCAACCCCATCAGGCTGCCCTCTTCCATCGCCAGAAAGTGCGCGCACAAGGCGTAGAAATACCCGAGACTCGCCGCCGCCATGTGGTTGTCGATTTCGACCAGCACCTCACCGCGCACGCAATGCGCCAAGCTCAAGCTTTCGGCCGCGTAGTTGCGCGCGTCGGCCTCGGGCTTGGCGCGCAGCAGTTCGCCCACCGGTGGATGTCGATGCGCCACAAGGAAACCACGGTCGCGAAACGCAATGTCTCGCGGCAGAAACCCCCAGCGGTCCGGCCGTTCCACCAGCGGCGCAATGCCGCCGGATGCGTCCACCGAAAGCACCGCCGCCTCGTCGAAGGGGCTGGGCAGGAACGCCGAAGCCACGTGCCCCAAATGGTGATCGAGCTGAACCGTCTTCTCCGGCGGAAATTCCGGAAACACGGTGATCGGCGGGTGTCCGCCGGGCGGGTAGTAATGGGTCGTGTCGCAAACCAGCAGATCGACATCCGACGGTGCCGCCCCAGCCTCGGCGAGCACGTACTGCAGCGCCCGCCGCACGCTGTTACGCGGATCGCCGCGCCGCACGCGACACAAGCGTTCCTCGTTAATCGCCGCCACCAGACGCCCGTCGCGCAGCAGCGCCACGGAACTGTCGTGATCGCTGATGACCGCGCCGACGATCAGCCGCCCACTAACCACGGCCTTGCTCCTTGGTGATCAACAACGGCCCGATGGCCAGCGCGTCCAGCGCGGTAGTCGTGAAACACTGGTAGGCGTCCAGCGGCGTCTCGACAATCGGCTCGCCGTGATCGTTGAAACTGGTGTTGAGCACCATCGGCATGCCGGTCAGTTCATGGAAGCGCTCGATGACCGCCCGGAAGAGCCCGCCGTCGGCGTCCACGGTTTGCACGCGCGCCGTGCCGTCAATGTGGACGATGGCCGGAACCCGCTCGCGCTTGTCGGCAAGCACGTCGGCAACCAGCAGCATGTGCGGGCTGGGTACGTGCAGGTCGAACCATTCCTCCAAGTGCTCGGCCAGCACCGCCGGCGCGTAAGGTCGAAACCACTGGCGGTGCTTGACGTGCTCGTTGAGGTAAGCATGCACGTTCGCGTCGCGCGGATCGGCCAGGATGCTGCGGTGCCCGAGAGCCCGCGGGCCGAATTCGCTGCCGCCCTGAAACCAACCCACAACGCGGCCCTCGGCAAGCAGCGCGGCCACGGCACCGGGCACGTCGTCCGGACGCGTCACGTCAATAGGAAGATGCGGCACGATCCACCGCCGTCCGGCGCGGTCATCGCGGTAGACGAAATCCGTCATGACCACTCCGCCCGCAAGTACTTCCGCCGCACGCGAAGCCAAAGCGCCGCGCCCTTGAGCACCGCTTGTTGAAGCGGGGTCATCGCCAGATACCGCTCGACCAGGTGCTCGATGCGTCCCAAATCGTCGCACGACTTGTAGCAGCCGACCCGCGCGGACGGGTCGTTGCCGATGTTGGCGAACCAGGGGTCTTGCTTGACCAACACGTTGGTGCGCTGCCGCCAATCGTGTTGCGCGCGGCCGGTCCACAAATCGAGAAAGCGGTCGTGATGCAGGTTGCCCGAAGGAATGCGGTGGGCCTTGAGGCATTGGTTGACGTCGCCGTCGGCCATGATGCGCGCGAACTGCCAGCCGACCGTGCAGGGCATGGAGTCGATAATCGTTTTGTCGTGCTCGCCGGTCGTGGTGTGCTCGCCGCTGATGCGCCGCAGAAATTGGTCGTACTTGAACAAGTGCAGGCGCGGCGGAACCTCGCCCTCGATCCACTCGCGTATCCGGCACGCCTCGGCGTAAAGCCATTCGCGTTGTTCCTCGTCGAGCAGCAGCGCGTCGGTGCGGTCGGGAATCGTGTCCAGCACCGTGAACTCCACCGACTCCGATCGCGTCTTGAGCGCGAAGTCGACCATCGCTTTGATCTCGTGGAAGTTCAGGTTGTTGATCACGTTGTACACCTTAATGAAAGGCACGTGCCGCTTGATCGCGTTGAGCTTGGCCAGCATCTCCTTGATCTGGTGAAAGGTCTCCTCGGTCTTGTTCGGGTGCAGCAGACTGTAGGTTTCCGGCGTGCCCGCCCACACCGATACCGTCATGTAATCGACGCCCTGCTCGGAGAGGAACTCGACCATCTCCTGATCGATCAGCGTGAAATTCGTGTTGATGTTGCACACCAGGCCGCGCTTCTTGATCTCGCTGATGATCTCGCGAATGTTCGGGTGGCAGAAGGGTTCGCCGCCGCCCGCGACGTACACTTCCCGGCTGCCCATGCGCACCATGTCGTCGAGCAATCGCAGGACGATCGGCAGCGGTAACACGGCGTCGCGCTTTGGGCTCGGCAGCGCCTTGTCCAGCAACAGCGGGCTGCGACACCAGCACGCCAGGCAATCGTTGTTGCAAAGGTTCGTCGGATCGATCTGTATCGTGTGCGGCCCGACGTAGCTCTCGCGCCCGTCCAGCACGCCGATGATATCCAGGTTCGCCTGCACGAAACCGGTCAGTTGTCCGGCCCAACCGCTGAGCGATACCAACGCCCCCTCACGCGGCGGCGCGTTGTCCTCCCCCGGCATCTCGTCGTAAGGCGGAATTTCAACGCGGGTTTCCGGCGGTGTTGAAAGCG
The DNA window shown above is from Candidatus Lernaella stagnicola and carries:
- a CDS encoding glycosyltransferase, which codes for MNILMLHPHDVYSNSEPWTVRITYLATEFVKRGHHVRMIYHLIDPRISLEEATERQEFPFTTIPAYRYQFALMAKMRSTVEFARWADVIHFQKCFPHVSVPAIWSAYRLGKPVHYDWDDWEYGIFNYQPGPRIIGWSINAFERLLPKLVDTVSVASDALREQAIDCGVPSHRIFEAHVGADLERFRPDIDPTRVRQLHHIDGPLVLYLGQLHGAQYLELFLQSAKALIERGSDATFMVVGGGERFGELFQLTEQLRIGHRVVFTGAVDHAEIPEYIAAADVAVACFEDTEQTRTKSPLKICEYMAAGAAVVASHMGEVPNMIGDAGVLVEPGNAEQLADGIAKLLADPELGRELGRKARRRAEMKYNWGVTAENLLLAYEMAMHKRRWLFWDMPPQKKNFERYPLTAAPSLASITTLSTPPETRVEIPPYDEMPGEDNAPPREGALVSLSGWAGQLTGFVQANLDIIGVLDGRESYVGPHTIQIDPTNLCNNDCLACWCRSPLLLDKALPSPKRDAVLPLPIVLRLLDDMVRMGSREVYVAGGGEPFCHPNIREIISEIKKRGLVCNINTNFTLIDQEMVEFLSEQGVDYMTVSVWAGTPETYSLLHPNKTEETFHQIKEMLAKLNAIKRHVPFIKVYNVINNLNFHEIKAMVDFALKTRSESVEFTVLDTIPDRTDALLLDEEQREWLYAEACRIREWIEGEVPPRLHLFKYDQFLRRISGEHTTTGEHDKTIIDSMPCTVGWQFARIMADGDVNQCLKAHRIPSGNLHHDRFLDLWTGRAQHDWRQRTNVLVKQDPWFANIGNDPSARVGCYKSCDDLGRIEHLVERYLAMTPLQQAVLKGAALWLRVRRKYLRAEWS
- a CDS encoding carbamoyltransferase C-terminal domain-containing protein, yielding MTDFVYRDDRAGRRWIVPHLPIDVTRPDDVPGAVAALLAEGRVVGWFQGGSEFGPRALGHRSILADPRDANVHAYLNEHVKHRQWFRPYAPAVLAEHLEEWFDLHVPSPHMLLVADVLADKRERVPAIVHIDGTARVQTVDADGGLFRAVIERFHELTGMPMVLNTSFNDHGEPIVETPLDAYQCFTTTALDALAIGPLLITKEQGRG
- a CDS encoding carbamoyltransferase N-terminal domain-containing protein — translated: MVSGRLIVGAVISDHDSSVALLRDGRLVAAINEERLCRVRRGDPRNSVRRALQYVLAEAGAAPSDVDLLVCDTTHYYPPGGHPPITVFPEFPPEKTVQLDHHLGHVASAFLPSPFDEAAVLSVDASGGIAPLVERPDRWGFLPRDIAFRDRGFLVAHRHPPVGELLRAKPEADARNYAAESLSLAHCVRGEVLVEIDNHMAAASLGYFYALCAHFLAMEEGSLMGLAGHAGPNDFDAVFEEILRLEPDGRVAINPDWLCFWSGDHVLEDPVSIKRMAPRWFEAFGDPRQPDDELTERDRRFAYAAQHRLEEALVHVASHLHEATGSPNLCVAGGVGLNSVANQIVLARTPFENIFIQPAASDDGLALGYALFADYVLAELPAQKRWTMATAFTGRTYRDEEIESFFNQLENGKLVVEYLEAIPETRSVDVLWKRSDGAEGRTPLRYDAGTRRWRGEIDLPPGTEVSYEFESVGAPIESYLYTAQSDDESQAKHAPEFRKFLRDHRDLAGVLDGERAFVGPEQVVIDATNRCNNNCLPCWTNSPLLGELGPRPDWHRQEMPSEQLLRLLDEVADLGTQRVRFTGGGEPLLHPAIFEAVERVKQRGMVAAMTTNFSAIDEAGVRRLAQSGLDELTVSLWAGTPTTYSRSHPNKTERTFDRIEALLKLYHERKAPHQEVIMANVLFSMNFQETREMLDFALRVGAEGVYYTLVDSVHERTDGLLLTPPHLKVVRDHLRQVKQRVDAVVAEGRRFRLDNWDGLTQRLEAAGAARGDYDKEAVEAIPCYVGWMFLRILPTGIVAPCCRGTQKPMGDLNEQSFAEIWDGPAMREFRRYALRERKSHPYFAPIGCHRTCDNLMHNREMHRRLKQLTAEEREHLRRFVVEEDDV